In Risungbinella massiliensis, a single window of DNA contains:
- a CDS encoding RNA-guided endonuclease InsQ/TnpB family protein: MMKSYKFKIEPNRVQRERIETTLNLCRWLYNTALEQRNFSYEKRGISVNYNMQQNELPRLKQEFPEFKQVQSQVLQDILRRLDKAFKGFFRRIKAGEKAGYPRFQGKNRYDSFTYPQSGFSLDGKYLKLSKIGNVRIKCHRQVEGKIKTCTIIRKNGKYYACFSCEIETITHSTGKQVGVDLGVRHLAITSDGEFFEHPKYFRKSERKLKRLQRIVSKRKKGSNRRRKAVALLAKLHEYIANQRKDIAHKISRYLVDRYDLIAFEDLNIKGMVLNHKLAKSIVDAGWNQLVQFTSYKAEYAGKQVIQVDPYNTSQACSKCGQIVKKERKDRVHSCSCGYTEDRDVNAARNILHKAVGHVPTLKCGQLELNLI, encoded by the coding sequence ATGATGAAGTCGTACAAATTCAAGATAGAACCTAATCGGGTACAAAGGGAACGAATCGAAACTACCTTGAATTTGTGTCGCTGGCTATACAATACAGCTTTGGAACAACGAAATTTTTCTTATGAAAAACGTGGTATTTCCGTTAATTACAACATGCAACAGAATGAATTACCACGACTAAAGCAAGAGTTTCCAGAGTTCAAACAGGTACAATCGCAAGTGTTACAGGACATTCTACGTCGTTTAGATAAAGCGTTTAAAGGGTTTTTTCGTAGAATCAAAGCGGGAGAGAAAGCAGGATACCCACGCTTTCAAGGTAAAAACCGTTATGATAGCTTCACATACCCACAAAGTGGGTTTTCTCTTGATGGGAAATATCTGAAACTGTCTAAGATCGGTAATGTTCGCATCAAATGCCACAGACAAGTAGAAGGAAAGATCAAGACCTGTACCATCATCCGAAAAAACGGAAAGTATTATGCTTGTTTTTCCTGTGAAATCGAAACCATAACACACTCAACAGGGAAACAAGTCGGTGTTGATCTTGGTGTTAGACATCTTGCTATTACATCTGATGGCGAATTTTTCGAACACCCTAAGTATTTTAGAAAGTCAGAACGCAAACTAAAACGACTTCAGCGCATAGTATCTAAACGTAAGAAAGGTTCCAATCGTCGTAGAAAGGCTGTAGCTTTGCTTGCAAAGCTACATGAGTACATAGCAAATCAAAGAAAAGACATTGCCCATAAAATTAGTAGGTATCTAGTAGATCGCTATGATCTAATTGCCTTTGAAGATCTGAATATCAAAGGAATGGTCTTGAATCACAAATTAGCCAAAAGTATTGTGGATGCTGGATGGAATCAACTTGTACAGTTCACTTCCTACAAAGCAGAATATGCTGGTAAGCAAGTAATACAAGTGGACCCATACAACACGTCTCAGGCTTGCTCAAAATGTGGTCAGATCGTAAAAAAAGAACGAAAAGATAGAGTCCATAGTTGCTCTTGCGGTTATACAGAAGATAGAGATGTAAATGCGGCAAGAAACATACTACATAAAGCAGTTGGACATGTTCCAACGCTAAAATGCGGACAGTTAGAACTAAACCTAATATAG